GATGTCGCCCATGCGGTTGGGTTTACACAGCGTCAGCGCCTGCTCGACGCGCAGGCCCGGTGCCGGACGTAGCGCCACCATTACGCCTTTGCTATCGGCGGGCAGCATAGTGTTAGCCATAATATTGTGCACCGCTTCGCAGAAGGCATCCCACTTCTGGTAGCCGCGCAGTTTTAGCGGTTGACTCCAGGTGAGCAGGGTGGAGAAATCTTCCGGAATATGGCGAGTAAACTTCTGTTTCTGTACGCTTTCAATTAGCGTCAGGCAGCGCGAGAGCGGTGCGCCGCTGGGGATAACCATATTTGCGCCGCTGCTTAGCAAAAGTCGCTCATCGGTGGCGCGCAGGCTTGGGGTCTGCTCGCGAACGATCACTTTTAACGCGCTGCCGCGCTGGCGGCGCAGCGTGTGGATATAGCGTCCCAACTGCTCAATCTGCTCGTTTTGGGTAATGGAGAAGATAAGTGTTGCCGCCTGCGCCATCCGTCCGGCATTGAAAACAGCGTCGTTGGTATCGAATAGTGTCCAGTATTCGGAAAGCGCGGGCGCCCCTTCCAGTACGCGCAGGTTACTGAGGACGACTTTCTCGTCGCTGCGTGGCTGAACGACGGTTTCCTCATCCTGCGCCAGTCGCCAGCCATTCTCATCGTGCAAAACAGTGAGTTGCTGCTGGGCGCTTATTCCTTTTTCGCTTCCCCACCAGGCAATATCAAACAAGTGGCTGTCACCCTGGTAACGAATGCTTGCCAGACCGGCAAGAGAACGATACTCGCGTAATAAAGGGGAAAGCTGTTTATCGATATCATGCCCCGAATTAAGTACTAATAGAGAACAATGATGGTATTTAGCCCAGCGATACGTTTTTTCTACCCACTTGCATAATTCTTCGCTTTTTATATTCTGCCAGGCATTTTCTGCACATAGCAGAATAAACAAATAATTGCCAGGCTCGAGGGAGCAAACTAAATCGCGGTGCATCTCTTCCAGCCCTTCCGGGCGGTTTGGCATGGTGAATAATGCAATTTTCTCAGGCCCGAGGTTTTTATCTAGTGCAATGATCTTATTTGGATTATCACCCATGACTATCGCCGCAACCTGACTCTCTTGAGCCTGAGCGGCTAACGTATGGTTGAGCAGGCTTACCGCATCAGGGTAGCGGTCGACGTTTAACCACCATACCCCGCCAACGGGCATATGGCAGACTTCGTCCCATAATGATGAAATACCCAAAGAATATACGATATCCACGGCGTCCCTCGTGAGACCTGATTTACACTTGATCAGTTTACTAGCGAAAGCGTCAGAGTAAACCTAACATTGAAATTAAAGGATATCAGTTTTAGCATGTAACCATAATTTAAGGATTAGCCAGCATCCCCCAAATTTAATTTATGTATTTTGCCAACGGACAGAGAAATGCCAGCGAAAGAGCCTGCTGTACCCACCGATGCGACTTTGGGCTACACGTTCCAAAATGATTTCCTGGCGTTAAGCCGGGCATTTTCCCTGCCTGATATTGATTACCACGACATTTCCCGACGCGAGCAGTTAACCGCGGCGCTGAAACGCTGGCCATTACTGGCTGAATTAGCTGAGAAAAAGTAAGGACGCCGTTGATGGCTATTCTGGGATTACAAGGCGTGCGCGGTGGCACTGGCACCACATCGATTACCGCTGCGCTGGCCTGGGCGCTGCAATTACTCGGGGAAACCGTACTGGTGGTTGATGCCAGCCCGGACAATATGCTGCGCTTTTTTTTCAACGTCGATTTCAGCCACAAAGCGGGCTGGGCGCGTGCGATGATCGACGGCGATGACTGGCGCGATGCTGGACTTCGCTACACTTCGCATATCGATCTGCTGCCCTTTGGTCAGCTTGAACCGGGTGAACGCGAGAATATCGACCAGCTTCAGCCGATGCTTTCGCCGATGGCTG
This Klebsiella sp. RHBSTW-00484 DNA region includes the following protein-coding sequences:
- the bcsE gene encoding cellulose biosynthesis protein BcsE, with the translated sequence MDIVYSLGISSLWDEVCHMPVGGVWWLNVDRYPDAVSLLNHTLAAQAQESQVAAIVMGDNPNKIIALDKNLGPEKIALFTMPNRPEGLEEMHRDLVCSLEPGNYLFILLCAENAWQNIKSEELCKWVEKTYRWAKYHHCSLLVLNSGHDIDKQLSPLLREYRSLAGLASIRYQGDSHLFDIAWWGSEKGISAQQQLTVLHDENGWRLAQDEETVVQPRSDEKVVLSNLRVLEGAPALSEYWTLFDTNDAVFNAGRMAQAATLIFSITQNEQIEQLGRYIHTLRRQRGSALKVIVREQTPSLRATDERLLLSSGANMVIPSGAPLSRCLTLIESVQKQKFTRHIPEDFSTLLTWSQPLKLRGYQKWDAFCEAVHNIMANTMLPADSKGVMVALRPAPGLRVEQALTLCKPNRMGDIMTIGNNRLVLFLSFCRVNDLDTALNHIFPLPTGDIFSNRMIWFEDKQISAEIMLMRGIMPENWNTPLPISLGKNETINATHDGRSWRRNPEPHRLSIDGELNL
- the bcsR gene encoding cellulose biosynthesis protein BcsR, whose translation is MPAKEPAVPTDATLGYTFQNDFLALSRAFSLPDIDYHDISRREQLTAALKRWPLLAELAEKK